Proteins found in one Serratia plymuthica genomic segment:
- the hemX gene encoding uroporphyrinogen-III C-methyltransferase, whose product MTEQNTPSAPVEEPTPAVETSQQPDADRRKGKNTGPVLGAIAIALVIALGAGGYYHTHQQAQRLIAANQALQQQLDGLKQSQQQERNALEGLLQQQGKTLDAADREQATLARQLNELQEKVATISGSDAKTWLLAQADFLVKMAGRKLWSDQDVTSAATLLKSADASLADMNDPSLLEVRRAITEDISTLSTLTQVDFDGIILKTNQLSNQVDNLRLADNDRDEAPMDQDSSELSSSIGEWRQNLSKSWHNFMADFITVRRRDASAEPLLAPNQDIYLRENIRSRLLVAAQAIPRHQNETYKQSLETISTWVRAYFDTTDPATKAFLEELDSLSQQSISMDVPDHLKSQPLLEKLMQTRVRNLLTQSPAAHQEG is encoded by the coding sequence ATGACGGAACAAAATACCCCATCCGCCCCGGTTGAAGAACCCACCCCAGCGGTTGAGACCTCCCAGCAGCCAGACGCTGACCGCCGCAAAGGGAAAAATACCGGTCCGGTACTCGGCGCGATCGCCATCGCGCTGGTCATCGCTCTGGGCGCGGGCGGTTATTACCACACACATCAGCAGGCACAACGGCTTATTGCCGCCAATCAAGCCTTGCAGCAGCAGCTCGACGGGCTGAAGCAAAGCCAGCAACAAGAAAGAAACGCGCTGGAAGGTCTGTTGCAACAACAGGGTAAAACGCTGGACGCCGCCGATCGCGAGCAAGCCACTCTGGCCCGGCAGCTTAACGAACTGCAGGAAAAGGTCGCGACCATCTCCGGCAGCGATGCCAAAACCTGGCTGCTGGCACAAGCCGATTTCCTGGTGAAAATGGCCGGGCGCAAGCTGTGGAGCGATCAGGACGTGACCAGTGCGGCGACGCTGTTGAAAAGCGCCGACGCCAGCCTGGCGGACATGAACGACCCAAGCCTGCTCGAGGTACGCCGCGCCATTACCGAAGACATCAGCACGCTCTCCACCCTGACCCAGGTCGATTTCGATGGCATCATTCTCAAGACCAATCAGTTGTCTAACCAGGTAGACAACCTGCGCCTGGCGGATAACGACAGAGATGAAGCGCCGATGGATCAGGACAGCAGCGAACTTTCCAGCTCGATTGGCGAATGGCGGCAGAACCTGAGCAAAAGCTGGCACAACTTTATGGCCGACTTTATTACCGTTCGCCGCCGCGATGCCAGCGCCGAACCGCTGCTGGCGCCGAATCAGGACATCTACCTGCGCGAAAATATCCGTTCGCGCCTGCTGGTGGCGGCGCAGGCTATCCCGCGTCATCAGAATGAGACCTACAAACAGTCGCTGGAAACCATTTCCACCTGGGTACGCGCCTACTTCGATACCACCGATCCGGCCACCAAAGCTTTTCTGGAGGAGTTGGATAGCCTGAGCCAGCAGTCGATCTCCATGGACGTGCCGGATCACCTGAAAAGCCAGCCGTTGCTGGAAAAACTGATGCAGACCCGGGTGCGCAATCTGCTGACCCAGTCCCCTGCCGCTCACCAGGAGGGATAA
- the thrP gene encoding bifunctional threonine/serine APC transporter ThrP, which produces MAHKEKPQGLHRGLEARHIELIALGGTIGVGLFMGSASTLKWAGPSVLLAYIIAGLFVFFIMRSMGEMLFLEPVAGSFAVYAHKYMGPYFGYLTAWGYWFMWIAVGISEITAIGVYVQFWFPEIPQWVPALIAVAMVALANLAAVRLYGELEFWFAMIKVTTIIVMILVGLGVIFFGFGNGGEPIGFANLTQHGGFFAGGWKGFLFALCIVVASYQGVELVGITAGEAKNPQVTLKRAINNILWRILIFYVGAIFVIVTIFPWNGIGTIGSPFVLTFAKIGIVAAAGIINFVVLTAALSGCNSGMYSGGRMLYALAKNRQLPASLTKLSASGVPVNCIAVTIVCLLVGSGLNYLIPNPQQVFVYVYSASVLPGMVPWFVVLISQLYFRRAHKEAIKTHGFKSVMFPYVNYLTIVFLVCVLIGMGINPDTRISLLVGAIFLAGVSLCYFAFGMHKKHHPAEKRAETQQ; this is translated from the coding sequence ATGGCACACAAAGAAAAACCGCAAGGACTGCACCGGGGGCTAGAGGCCCGGCATATTGAGCTGATCGCTCTGGGTGGCACCATCGGTGTCGGTCTGTTTATGGGGTCGGCCAGCACGCTGAAATGGGCGGGGCCGTCGGTCTTGTTGGCCTATATCATCGCCGGGCTGTTCGTGTTCTTTATTATGCGTTCGATGGGCGAAATGCTGTTCCTGGAGCCGGTAGCGGGTTCTTTTGCCGTTTATGCGCATAAATATATGGGGCCGTATTTCGGTTACCTCACCGCCTGGGGCTATTGGTTTATGTGGATTGCCGTTGGCATCTCCGAAATCACCGCCATTGGGGTCTATGTCCAGTTCTGGTTCCCGGAAATCCCGCAGTGGGTGCCGGCGTTGATCGCCGTGGCGATGGTGGCGTTGGCCAACCTGGCGGCGGTGCGCCTGTACGGCGAGCTGGAGTTCTGGTTTGCCATGATTAAGGTGACCACCATCATTGTGATGATTCTGGTGGGACTGGGAGTGATCTTCTTTGGCTTTGGCAACGGTGGCGAGCCGATCGGTTTTGCCAATCTTACGCAGCACGGCGGCTTCTTTGCCGGCGGTTGGAAGGGCTTCCTGTTCGCGCTGTGTATCGTTGTGGCCTCCTATCAGGGGGTTGAGCTGGTCGGTATTACCGCCGGCGAGGCCAAGAACCCGCAGGTTACGCTGAAACGCGCGATTAACAATATCCTGTGGCGCATTCTGATCTTCTATGTCGGCGCCATCTTCGTCATCGTCACTATCTTCCCATGGAACGGTATCGGCACTATCGGCAGCCCGTTCGTGCTGACCTTCGCCAAGATCGGTATCGTCGCCGCCGCGGGAATCATCAACTTCGTGGTGCTGACTGCGGCGCTGTCCGGCTGCAACAGCGGCATGTACAGCGGTGGCCGCATGCTGTATGCCCTGGCCAAGAACCGCCAACTGCCCGCTTCCTTAACCAAGCTGTCCGCCAGCGGTGTGCCGGTGAACTGCATTGCCGTGACCATCGTCTGCCTGCTGGTCGGCTCAGGGCTGAATTACCTCATTCCGAATCCGCAGCAGGTATTTGTCTATGTCTACAGCGCCAGCGTGCTGCCCGGTATGGTGCCGTGGTTTGTGGTGTTGATTAGCCAACTGTACTTCCGTCGCGCTCATAAAGAAGCGATCAAAACCCACGGCTTCAAGTCAGTGATGTTCCCGTATGTGAACTATCTGACCATCGTTTTCCTGGTCTGCGTACTGATTGGCATGGGAATTAACCCTGATACGCGTATTTCTCTGTTGGTGGGGGCGATTTTCTTGGCGGGTGTTAGCCTGTGCTACTTTGCTTTCGGCATGCACAAGAAACATCATCCGGCTGAAAAACGGGCAGAAACGCAGCAATAA
- the wecG gene encoding lipopolysaccharide N-acetylmannosaminouronosyltransferase, with product MEATIRVPKYELRGFSLWGFRDMAQCMDFLFDGGQVKQGTLVAMNAEKILKAEEDTALHALLDEAEYKYADGISMVRSIRRKYPGAEVSRVAGADLWEALMQRAGREGTPVFLIGGKPSVLAETEQKLRSQWNVNLVGSQDGYFKPEQRDALFERIRVSGAAIVTVAMGSPKQEILMRDCRKAHPQALYMGVGGTYDVFTGHVKRAPKVWQNLGLEWLYRLLSQPSRIGRQLKLLKFVGYYYRGKM from the coding sequence ATGGAAGCAACTATTAGGGTTCCCAAATATGAGCTGCGCGGTTTCAGCCTTTGGGGATTCCGCGATATGGCGCAATGCATGGATTTTCTGTTTGACGGCGGTCAGGTAAAACAGGGCACGCTGGTGGCAATGAACGCAGAAAAGATACTGAAGGCGGAGGAGGATACCGCGCTGCATGCATTGCTGGACGAAGCGGAATACAAGTATGCCGACGGTATCAGCATGGTGCGATCAATCCGCCGCAAATATCCGGGCGCCGAGGTGTCGCGCGTGGCGGGCGCCGATCTGTGGGAAGCGCTGATGCAGCGTGCCGGCCGTGAGGGGACGCCGGTGTTCCTGATTGGCGGCAAACCTTCGGTACTGGCGGAAACCGAGCAGAAGTTGCGCAGCCAGTGGAATGTGAATCTGGTCGGCAGCCAGGATGGTTACTTCAAGCCCGAACAGCGCGATGCGCTGTTTGAACGCATCCGCGTCAGCGGCGCCGCTATAGTGACGGTTGCCATGGGATCGCCGAAACAGGAAATCCTGATGCGCGACTGCCGCAAGGCGCATCCGCAAGCGTTGTATATGGGCGTGGGCGGGACCTACGACGTGTTCACCGGTCACGTGAAGCGTGCGCCAAAGGTATGGCAGAATCTTGGCCTGGAGTGGCTTTACCGGCTGCTCAGTCAACCCAGCCGGATTGGTCGCCAACTGAAACTGCTGAAATTTGTGGGTTACTACTACCGCGGCAAGATGTGA
- the hemY gene encoding protoheme IX biogenesis protein HemY produces MLRVLFLFLVLIASVVVGPMLAGHQGYVLIQTDNYNVETSVTGLVIMAVLFFVVLLVIEWILRRLFRTGARTRGWFLGRKRSRARKQTKAALIKLAEGDYKQVEKLLTRNADHAEQPVVNYLLAAEAAQQRGDAFRTNQYLERAAEAADTDQLPVDITRVRIQLAQGENHAARHGVDRLLNQAPRHPEVLRLAEQAYLRTGAFASLLEILPSMGKINLHTEDELQALQQQAYIGLMNQAMADEGSDGLKRWWKDQSRKTRHEVPLQIAMVEHLIECNDHEMAQEIVLDSLKRQYDERLVLLIPRLKSGNPEQLEKALRQQIKQHGATPLLNSTLGQLLMKHGEWQQAADAFREALKQRPDAYDYAWLADVLDKLHRSDEAAQMRREGLMLTLKHNGE; encoded by the coding sequence ATGTTACGCGTGCTATTTCTGTTCCTGGTACTGATCGCAAGCGTGGTGGTCGGGCCGATGCTGGCCGGCCATCAGGGCTATGTGCTGATCCAGACCGATAACTACAATGTCGAAACCAGCGTCACCGGCCTGGTGATCATGGCAGTGCTGTTCTTTGTCGTGCTGTTGGTGATCGAGTGGATCCTGCGCCGCCTCTTCCGCACTGGCGCCCGTACCCGCGGCTGGTTCCTTGGCCGCAAACGCAGCCGGGCGCGCAAACAAACCAAAGCCGCGCTGATCAAACTGGCTGAAGGGGATTACAAGCAGGTCGAAAAATTGCTGACGCGCAATGCCGACCACGCCGAACAGCCGGTAGTAAACTACCTGCTGGCAGCCGAAGCCGCACAGCAACGCGGTGATGCTTTCCGCACCAATCAGTATCTGGAGCGCGCAGCCGAGGCCGCCGATACCGATCAGTTACCGGTAGATATCACGCGCGTGCGCATTCAACTGGCGCAGGGGGAAAACCATGCCGCGCGTCACGGGGTCGATCGCCTGCTGAACCAGGCACCGCGTCATCCCGAAGTCTTGCGTCTGGCAGAGCAGGCTTATCTGCGCACCGGTGCCTTTGCCTCGCTGCTGGAAATTCTGCCGTCGATGGGCAAAATCAATTTGCACACCGAAGATGAGCTGCAAGCGCTGCAACAGCAGGCTTATATCGGCCTGATGAACCAGGCGATGGCGGATGAGGGCAGCGACGGCCTGAAGCGCTGGTGGAAAGATCAGAGCCGTAAAACCCGCCATGAAGTCCCGCTGCAAATTGCGATGGTAGAGCACCTGATCGAATGCAACGACCACGAAATGGCGCAGGAAATCGTGCTCGACAGCCTGAAACGTCAGTATGACGAACGTCTGGTGTTGTTGATCCCGCGTCTGAAGTCCGGCAATCCGGAACAACTGGAAAAAGCGCTGCGTCAGCAGATCAAACAGCATGGCGCTACGCCGTTGCTGAACAGTACGCTCGGTCAGTTGTTGATGAAACACGGTGAATGGCAGCAGGCCGCCGACGCATTCCGGGAGGCGCTGAAACAGCGTCCGGATGCCTACGACTACGCCTGGCTGGCTGATGTGCTGGATAAGTTGCACCGTTCGGACGAAGCCGCTCAAATGCGACGCGAAGGGCTGATGCTGACGCTGAAACATAACGGCGAATAA